From a region of the Streptomyces tirandamycinicus genome:
- a CDS encoding polymorphic toxin-type HINT domain-containing protein, whose translation MSRSRARVSPFTRRRSERRRTSAPRGTGIALSAVLVATLLPAQAWAIPPGDPRNGPNLVAVQQDTPADPDAVRIDENAAWSGDPVEPPAEYNPTDVAPPAGGNAAVPLDGADGELVQAGTLPVRIGQASPTETEPDPPAPSGTWDVEIEPRTTTEAADVDGAIITVTPPGTGSTPVDVELDYGAFEDLYGTEWSSRLRLTQLPECFLTTPELEECTTAVVVPSENDPSTETVRATVDPAASQAQGLSTQAGGGPVVLAATDSASGAGGTYKATPLSATGTWSAGGSGGGFSWTYPLTVPSPPAGPAPKVAFTYSSQSVDGRTSVANGQASWIGDGWDYHPGFVERRYRSCSDDRKNSPNNDNSANKKKSDLCWASENLVLSLGGSSTELVHDDASGAWVAADDDGARVEYKAKDGSAKASQTGEYDGEHWVVTTRDGTRYWFGRNALPGRATATNSAFTVPVFGNHDGEPCHATAYAESSCTQAWRWNLDYVEDVHGNAMIIDWKQETNRYAKNEKFKQPVPYVRGGHPTQILYGLRSDNLTGTPAGKVVFTVDERCIREGSTDCSDTEFESRNYEDKQPWWDTPSTLHCKVGAANCYVTAPTFWSRMRLTAVTAYGQRTPGTTSMSLVDRWNLHQSFPRQRTDTHPPLWLESITRTGYGTARDEAGNQLSSSLPPVSFLANVVDMPNRVARGTTDQTPDFDRLRVETIRTETGAEVYVDYSAPCPVGTTHPAPSGNTSRCFPVHWSPDPDLETPPLEWFNKYVVDSVTEKDRVARQPAVVTTYTYEGGAAWAKGTDEFTKPELRTYDQWRGYAAVVVKKGVTANAGKSDATEQSQTRTRYFRGMSGDAGRPAVTVKDSTGTETLGEDLLAHQGRVAETITYTKAGGSVVARELTWPYSRKTASRARPGLPALEAYRTGTTRTDSIQTVSGGATRTVRATMTYESTHDLPVTTHTRSLTPNGSGGWTTGDQTCATTSYVHNIGKHLIGLPERSRTTVGDCAAAASATGDQVVSDVRTAYDALGAFGINPVKGLPFQADTVGAAGTGWITSQRTAYDALGRVTEVTDAAGHSTTTAYSPVTGPAFEVTVTNALGHASTSVSDPARGNVLSVTDPNGRKTSSSYDDLGRVTGVWSPSRTQGTDSASALFTYQIADNKPPAVTTRTLRDNGTYEDTVAIYDGLLRPRQTQTEALGGGRIVTDSLYNAGGTVRQTNNGYLAAGEPEPLLFFPETVFEVPNSTETAYDGLDRAIRTTTLHEDVPQHSATVQYSGDWTLTRTGMSADGTTPLSGSRAAKTWTDALGRTSLIQHFTAADLTTDTDTSYVYDPRGKLAQVTDAEGNDWTYTYDARGRLTASTDPDTGSATFGYNALDQRIWSKDGQGREQHTLYDALGRQTELRDDSPTGSLVAKWTFDSLPGAKGHPVASTRYHNGAAFTSEVTGYDSEYRPTGSKTTIPSTSVTTGLAGTYAYSHSYTETGSLQSVQLPATPGGLAAEKVITRYNGEGAPVTTSGLAWYTADTRYSPYGEVLRTVSGEAPRRVWTTHIYNANTGRIHQSVTDRETLNPSRISALTYGYDTVGNITSITDTQSSSRVDRQCFAYDPMGRLVHAWTGTTGCPTASGAQGSGPDRAEVSPGIDGGGYWQSYAFDAIGNRTRMTVHDLADPGLDDVHTYTHGTTIGGSQPAPTVQPHTLTKVESTVREPGSTVNSQQTYAYDSFGNTTQRVIGGNTQALTWDRRNKLTSVDTDNNGTPNVTYLYDASGNRLIEDDGTTRTLYLGEAEITVNTSGQAMDARRYYSHPGAPTTVRTTGGKTTGHKLTVLLTDHHNTATNSVDQTAGQGILRRTYDPYGNPRGTEPADWPDRRTYLGVGIDDPATGLTHIGAREYDSTIGRFISADPLIDITDPMQMNGYTYANGSPVTGSDPSGLYCDSCNWDTPQGNLNGKSKPEGAHPVNTSKISKGGGSRPKGNGSQAGAPKGRGGSGVSTGTGRGPVCSVKEGNCFRDAMSDASPPSGPFLAVVTELVVGGLCVGGAVAAGVATGGAALAAAVGCGALAGAAGASVTNLMSPDADHSATGKLADQAEGAAWGATGGLLGWGIGTLAAHRATTAAAKVLGKCSRHSFLPGTRVKLADGSIKDIEDVTTEDKVLATDPETGETANKSVAAVITTEDDKEFITLTVSTDDGPEANTAEITATDSHPFWVPGLRKWVDAGDLKPGNLLRTSAGTYAQVTNVDHYTKRQRTHDLTVADIHTYYVLAGKTPVLVHNAGECPVTGLPHGALGESATLQRLQNEGYTNITREVRFKNSQGDVFRADFVAQNPAGNWVAVEVKTGRGASLTDNQALGYAELGHGGAVLNTSRVPGLKKGSTVTMKVEVDLWRCPDC comes from the coding sequence GTGAGCCGGTCTCGTGCGCGTGTTTCGCCTTTCACGCGCAGGCGTTCGGAACGCCGCCGCACCTCCGCCCCCCGCGGCACCGGAATCGCACTCTCGGCCGTCCTCGTCGCGACGCTGCTCCCGGCCCAGGCCTGGGCCATCCCGCCCGGCGACCCGCGCAACGGCCCCAACCTGGTCGCGGTCCAGCAGGACACCCCCGCGGACCCGGACGCGGTGAGGATCGACGAGAACGCGGCCTGGTCCGGCGACCCCGTGGAGCCCCCGGCCGAGTACAACCCCACCGACGTCGCGCCCCCGGCCGGCGGAAACGCCGCCGTTCCCCTCGACGGCGCGGACGGCGAACTCGTCCAGGCCGGTACGCTGCCCGTCCGCATCGGCCAGGCGTCCCCGACCGAGACCGAGCCCGACCCGCCCGCCCCCAGTGGCACCTGGGACGTCGAGATCGAACCCCGCACCACCACCGAAGCGGCCGACGTCGACGGCGCGATCATCACCGTCACGCCGCCCGGCACCGGCTCCACACCCGTCGACGTGGAGCTGGACTACGGCGCCTTCGAGGACCTGTACGGCACCGAGTGGTCCTCCCGCCTCCGGCTCACCCAGCTTCCCGAGTGCTTCCTCACCACCCCCGAGTTGGAGGAGTGCACCACCGCGGTCGTCGTCCCGAGCGAGAACGACCCCTCCACCGAGACCGTCCGCGCCACCGTCGATCCCGCCGCGAGCCAGGCACAGGGTTTGTCCACCCAGGCCGGCGGCGGTCCCGTCGTCCTCGCGGCCACCGACTCCGCCTCGGGCGCCGGTGGCACGTACAAGGCGACCCCGCTGTCCGCGACCGGCACCTGGTCCGCGGGGGGCAGCGGCGGCGGGTTCTCCTGGACGTACCCGCTCACCGTCCCGTCGCCGCCGGCCGGCCCCGCGCCCAAGGTGGCGTTCACGTACTCCTCCCAGTCGGTCGACGGCCGCACCTCGGTCGCCAACGGCCAGGCATCCTGGATCGGTGACGGCTGGGACTACCACCCCGGCTTCGTCGAGCGCCGCTACCGCTCGTGCTCCGACGACCGCAAGAACAGCCCGAACAACGACAACAGCGCCAACAAGAAGAAGTCAGACCTGTGCTGGGCGAGCGAGAACCTCGTGCTGTCGCTCGGCGGTTCGTCGACCGAGCTGGTCCACGACGATGCCAGTGGCGCATGGGTCGCCGCCGACGACGACGGCGCCAGGGTCGAGTACAAGGCCAAGGACGGCAGCGCGAAGGCGTCCCAGACCGGCGAGTACGACGGTGAGCACTGGGTCGTCACGACCCGCGACGGCACCCGCTACTGGTTCGGCCGCAACGCACTGCCGGGGCGGGCCACGGCCACCAACTCGGCCTTCACCGTGCCGGTCTTCGGCAACCACGACGGCGAACCGTGCCACGCCACCGCGTACGCCGAATCCTCCTGCACCCAGGCCTGGCGCTGGAACCTCGACTACGTCGAGGACGTCCACGGCAACGCGATGATCATCGACTGGAAGCAGGAGACCAACCGCTACGCCAAGAACGAGAAGTTCAAGCAGCCGGTCCCCTACGTCCGCGGCGGCCACCCGACCCAGATCCTCTACGGACTGCGCTCCGACAACCTGACCGGCACCCCCGCCGGCAAGGTCGTCTTCACCGTCGACGAGCGCTGCATCAGGGAAGGCTCCACGGACTGCTCGGACACCGAGTTCGAGTCCAGGAACTACGAGGACAAGCAGCCCTGGTGGGACACCCCCTCCACGCTGCACTGCAAGGTCGGCGCCGCCAACTGCTACGTCACCGCCCCCACCTTCTGGAGCCGGATGCGGCTCACGGCGGTGACCGCCTACGGCCAGCGCACTCCCGGCACGACGTCGATGTCCCTGGTCGACCGCTGGAACCTGCACCAGTCGTTCCCCAGGCAGCGTACCGACACCCACCCGCCGCTCTGGCTGGAGTCGATCACCCGCACCGGCTACGGCACCGCCCGGGACGAGGCCGGCAACCAGCTGAGCAGCTCGCTCCCGCCGGTCTCGTTCCTGGCGAACGTCGTCGACATGCCCAACCGCGTCGCGAGGGGAACCACCGACCAGACCCCGGACTTCGACCGGCTGCGGGTGGAGACCATCCGCACGGAGACCGGCGCAGAGGTATACGTCGACTACTCCGCCCCGTGCCCCGTCGGCACGACCCACCCCGCACCCTCCGGCAACACCTCCCGTTGCTTCCCGGTCCACTGGTCGCCCGACCCGGACCTGGAGACACCGCCGCTGGAGTGGTTCAACAAGTACGTCGTCGACAGCGTCACCGAGAAGGACCGGGTCGCCCGGCAGCCCGCCGTCGTCACCACCTACACCTACGAGGGTGGCGCCGCCTGGGCCAAGGGCACCGACGAGTTCACCAAGCCGGAGCTGCGCACGTACGACCAGTGGCGCGGCTACGCCGCCGTGGTCGTGAAGAAGGGCGTCACCGCCAACGCGGGCAAGTCCGACGCGACCGAGCAGTCCCAGACCCGTACTCGCTACTTCCGCGGCATGTCCGGCGACGCGGGCCGCCCCGCGGTCACCGTGAAGGACTCCACGGGCACCGAGACCCTGGGCGAGGACCTGCTCGCCCACCAGGGCCGGGTCGCGGAGACCATCACCTACACCAAGGCGGGCGGCAGCGTCGTCGCGCGCGAACTGACCTGGCCGTACAGCAGGAAGACCGCGTCCCGGGCACGGCCGGGCCTGCCGGCGCTGGAGGCGTACCGCACGGGCACGACCCGGACGGACTCGATCCAGACGGTCAGCGGTGGTGCCACGCGGACGGTACGGGCGACGATGACCTACGAGTCCACCCACGACCTCCCGGTCACCACGCACACCCGCAGCCTCACCCCCAACGGCTCGGGCGGCTGGACAACGGGCGACCAGACATGCGCGACGACCTCGTACGTCCACAACATCGGCAAGCACCTGATCGGCCTGCCCGAGCGGTCCCGCACAACGGTGGGCGACTGCGCCGCGGCGGCGTCCGCGACCGGCGACCAGGTCGTCTCCGACGTCCGGACCGCGTACGACGCGCTGGGCGCCTTCGGCATCAACCCGGTCAAGGGCCTGCCGTTCCAGGCCGACACGGTCGGAGCGGCCGGGACCGGCTGGATCACCTCCCAGCGGACGGCGTACGACGCGCTGGGCCGCGTCACCGAGGTCACCGATGCCGCCGGCCACTCCACCACCACCGCCTACAGCCCGGTCACCGGCCCCGCCTTCGAGGTCACCGTCACCAACGCACTCGGACACGCCTCCACCTCGGTCTCAGACCCGGCCCGCGGCAACGTGCTGTCCGTCACCGACCCCAACGGTCGCAAGACCAGCAGCAGTTACGACGACCTCGGGCGAGTCACCGGCGTCTGGTCCCCGTCACGGACCCAGGGCACGGACAGCGCGTCGGCACTCTTCACCTACCAGATCGCGGACAACAAGCCGCCTGCCGTCACCACGCGCACCCTGCGCGACAACGGCACCTACGAGGACACGGTCGCGATCTACGACGGTCTGCTGCGCCCGCGCCAGACGCAGACGGAGGCGCTCGGCGGCGGCCGGATCGTCACCGACAGCCTGTACAACGCGGGCGGCACGGTCCGGCAGACCAACAACGGCTACCTCGCCGCGGGCGAACCGGAGCCGCTGCTCTTCTTCCCGGAAACCGTGTTCGAGGTACCGAACTCCACGGAGACGGCGTACGACGGCCTCGACCGGGCGATCCGCACGACGACGCTCCACGAGGACGTGCCGCAGCACTCGGCCACGGTCCAGTACTCCGGTGACTGGACGCTGACCCGCACGGGCATGTCGGCCGACGGCACGACGCCGCTGTCGGGCAGCCGCGCGGCGAAGACCTGGACGGACGCGCTGGGCCGGACCTCCCTGATCCAGCACTTCACCGCGGCCGACCTCACGACCGACACCGACACCTCGTACGTGTACGACCCGCGCGGCAAGCTCGCCCAGGTCACGGACGCCGAGGGCAACGACTGGACGTACACCTACGACGCGCGCGGCCGGCTGACGGCGTCGACGGACCCGGACACGGGATCGGCGACGTTCGGCTACAACGCCCTGGACCAGCGGATCTGGTCGAAGGACGGCCAGGGCCGCGAACAGCACACGCTCTACGACGCCCTCGGCCGGCAGACCGAGCTCCGCGACGATTCACCGACCGGATCCCTCGTGGCCAAGTGGACGTTCGACTCGCTGCCCGGAGCCAAGGGCCACCCGGTCGCCTCCACCCGCTACCACAACGGTGCCGCGTTCACGAGCGAGGTGACCGGCTACGACAGCGAGTACCGGCCGACGGGCTCGAAGACCACGATCCCATCGACGTCGGTGACGACGGGCCTGGCGGGCACCTACGCCTACAGCCACTCCTACACCGAGACGGGCAGCCTCCAGTCGGTCCAGCTGCCGGCGACGCCCGGTGGACTGGCGGCGGAGAAGGTGATCACCCGCTACAACGGCGAGGGCGCACCGGTCACCACGTCGGGGCTCGCCTGGTACACGGCCGACACCCGCTACAGCCCCTACGGAGAGGTGCTGCGCACGGTCTCCGGCGAGGCGCCGCGGCGTGTGTGGACGACCCACATCTACAACGCCAACACCGGCCGCATCCACCAGTCGGTCACGGACCGCGAGACGCTCAACCCGTCCCGGATCTCGGCACTGACGTACGGTTACGACACCGTCGGCAACATCACCTCGATCACCGACACCCAGTCGTCGTCACGCGTGGACCGCCAGTGCTTCGCCTACGACCCGATGGGCCGGCTGGTCCACGCCTGGACTGGTACCACGGGCTGCCCCACCGCGTCGGGCGCCCAGGGCTCGGGCCCTGACCGCGCCGAGGTGTCCCCGGGCATCGACGGCGGCGGCTACTGGCAGTCGTACGCGTTCGACGCGATCGGCAACCGCACGCGGATGACCGTCCACGACCTCGCCGACCCGGGCCTGGACGACGTCCACACCTACACCCACGGCACCACCATCGGCGGCTCCCAGCCCGCACCCACGGTCCAGCCCCACACCCTCACCAAGGTCGAGTCGACCGTGCGCGAGCCCGGCTCGACGGTGAACTCGCAGCAGACCTACGCCTACGACAGCTTCGGCAACACCACCCAGCGGGTGATCGGCGGTAACACCCAGGCCCTGACGTGGGACCGCCGCAACAAGCTCACGTCGGTCGACACGGACAACAACGGCACGCCCAACGTCACCTATCTGTACGACGCGTCGGGCAACCGCCTGATCGAGGACGACGGCACCACCCGGACCCTCTACCTCGGCGAAGCCGAGATCACCGTCAACACCTCCGGCCAGGCCATGGACGCCCGCCGCTACTACAGCCACCCCGGTGCCCCGACCACGGTCCGCACCACGGGCGGCAAGACCACGGGCCACAAGCTGACCGTCCTGCTCACCGACCACCACAACACGGCCACGAACTCCGTCGACCAGACCGCCGGCCAGGGAATCCTGCGCCGTACGTACGACCCGTACGGCAACCCCCGCGGCACCGAGCCCGCCGACTGGCCCGACCGCCGTACCTACCTGGGCGTCGGCATCGACGACCCCGCCACGGGCCTGACGCACATCGGCGCCCGCGAGTACGACTCCACCATCGGCCGCTTCATCAGCGCCGACCCGCTCATCGACATCACCGACCCGATGCAGATGAACGGGTACACCTACGCCAACGGCAGCCCGGTCACGGGTTCCGATCCGAGCGGCCTCTACTGCGACAGCTGCAACTGGGACACACCTCAGGGGAATCTCAACGGTAAGAGCAAGCCTGAAGGCGCCCACCCCGTCAACACCAGCAAGATCAGCAAAGGCGGGGGCAGTAGGCCGAAAGGCAACGGCAGCCAAGCCGGGGCCCCCAAGGGCCGCGGCGGCAGTGGGGTCTCCACGGGCACCGGCAGAGGCCCGGTGTGCTCGGTCAAGGAAGGCAACTGCTTCCGCGACGCGATGTCCGACGCCTCCCCACCTTCCGGCCCGTTCCTCGCAGTCGTGACCGAATTGGTTGTGGGCGGGCTCTGCGTCGGTGGCGCCGTGGCAGCCGGAGTCGCTACTGGCGGGGCAGCGCTCGCAGCTGCCGTAGGCTGCGGCGCCCTAGCGGGTGCGGCCGGTGCGTCGGTGACGAACCTCATGTCCCCCGACGCCGACCACAGCGCAACCGGAAAGCTTGCTGATCAGGCTGAGGGGGCTGCGTGGGGAGCGACAGGTGGCCTGCTCGGGTGGGGCATTGGCACTTTGGCCGCCCACCGGGCAACAACAGCAGCAGCGAAGGTGCTCGGCAAGTGCTCCCGCCACAGCTTCCTCCCCGGCACGAGAGTCAAGCTGGCGGACGGATCCATCAAGGACATCGAGGATGTGACGACTGAGGACAAGGTCCTCGCAACCGATCCTGAAACTGGTGAAACTGCCAACAAGTCCGTCGCAGCCGTCATCACCACCGAAGACGACAAGGAGTTCATCACCCTCACCGTCTCGACGGATGACGGTCCCGAAGCCAATACTGCTGAGATCACGGCAACGGACAGCCATCCCTTCTGGGTTCCCGGTCTGCGAAAGTGGGTCGACGCGGGCGACCTCAAACCTGGCAACCTCCTGCGTACCAGCGCAGGAACCTACGCCCAGGTAACCAACGTCGACCACTACACCAAGCGCCAGCGGACACACGACCTCACCGTCGCCGACATCCACACGTACTATGTGCTGGCTGGCAAGACTCCGGTGCTGGTACATAACGCCGGTGAATGTCCTGTCACTGGATTGCCGCACGGCGCCCTTGGTGAAAGTGCCACTCTTCAGAGGCTTCAAAATGAGGGGTACACGAACATCACAAGAGAAGTCAGATTCAAGAACAGTCAAGGGGATGTATTCCGTGCCGACTTCGTTGCGCAGAACCCCGCAGGGAACTGGGTGGCGGTTGAGGTGAAGACCGGTAGAGGCGCATCTCTGACCGACAATCAAGCGCTGGGATACGCTGAGCTTGGTCATGGCGGTGCGGTGCTGAATACGAGCCGGGTGCCGGGCCTGAAGAAGGGCTCAACGGTCACGATGAAGGTAGAAGTGGACCTGTGGCGCTGTCCTGACTGCTAG
- a CDS encoding DUF6928 family protein — MGSKAAVVVFVEAEPKRVFRDSVVIDRAKSQRLAEMVLGATSNEAGLLALDRAVWPDSGIVCAASLPEYEVVCSRELARRRPSELTEWISQVASGRDAYAVFMHSAEDWGAFAIWSDGRLVRSLCVSPDSGVIEDVGERLPFEVPFWEGEHSVRSEVGYSLPFHPIDFGNEALREFFGFILEGREDESCVDPEEVEIPAFRAV, encoded by the coding sequence ATGGGATCAAAGGCCGCGGTGGTGGTTTTTGTCGAAGCGGAACCCAAAAGGGTTTTCCGTGACTCCGTCGTGATCGATCGCGCCAAGTCGCAACGTCTCGCGGAGATGGTCCTCGGAGCCACTTCGAATGAGGCAGGCCTTCTCGCGCTTGACCGGGCTGTTTGGCCTGATAGCGGGATTGTGTGTGCCGCGAGCCTGCCTGAGTATGAGGTTGTCTGTTCTCGCGAACTCGCGCGGCGTCGGCCCAGCGAGTTGACTGAGTGGATCTCCCAAGTGGCGAGCGGCAGAGATGCCTACGCTGTTTTCATGCACAGTGCTGAGGACTGGGGGGCTTTCGCGATCTGGTCGGATGGTCGTCTAGTCAGGTCTCTGTGTGTGAGCCCGGATTCAGGGGTCATCGAGGATGTAGGCGAACGCCTCCCGTTCGAAGTTCCCTTCTGGGAAGGTGAGCATTCGGTTCGAAGTGAAGTGGGCTATAGCTTGCCCTTCCATCCGATCGATTTCGGAAATGAGGCGCTGAGGGAATTCTTCGGATTCATTCTTGAAGGTCGCGAGGATGAATCCTGTGTCGACCCTGAAGAGGTCGAGATTCCAGCGTTTCGGGCTGTATAG
- a CDS encoding ISAs1 family transposase, translating into MCWNGAVLAPRRALPAETTVRRLLARIDGDGLDRSVGSWLADRRPKTTGSAGLRGLAVDGKSLRGAARANDRKIHLLAALEHTTGLVLAQLDVGEKTNEITCFQLLLDTVADLAGTEVTSDAMHTQREHAQYLLGRAAHYIVIAKGNQKKLHRQLQSLPWKDIPLHGRTKGVGHGRSELRRIKVATVNNLYFPEPDKPSRSHAAAPTARPARALSRRSTPSPASPPSRPPRPSSPGSSATTGRSRPCTTSGTPPSPKTPSKYGPAAHPARWPPGATSPSARPPDSRNEEHRSQSPAQRPRPRPLAVRGLG; encoded by the coding sequence ATGTGCTGGAACGGGGCGGTGCTTGCTCCCAGGCGGGCCCTGCCCGCCGAGACCACGGTCCGCAGGCTGCTGGCCCGCATCGATGGCGATGGGTTGGACAGATCGGTCGGGAGCTGGCTCGCGGACCGTCGGCCGAAGACGACCGGGTCCGCCGGACTGCGCGGTCTGGCCGTGGACGGCAAGAGTCTGCGCGGCGCGGCCAGGGCGAACGACCGGAAGATCCATCTGCTCGCTGCGCTGGAGCACACCACCGGCCTCGTCCTTGCCCAGTTGGACGTCGGCGAGAAGACCAACGAGATCACGTGCTTCCAGCTACTGCTGGACACCGTCGCCGACCTGGCCGGCACTGAGGTCACCAGCGACGCGATGCACACCCAGCGCGAACACGCCCAGTACCTCCTCGGCCGCGCGGCACACTACATCGTGATCGCCAAGGGCAATCAGAAGAAGCTCCACCGGCAGTTGCAGTCCCTTCCCTGGAAGGACATCCCGCTCCATGGCCGCACCAAGGGTGTCGGCCACGGCCGCTCAGAGCTCCGCCGGATCAAGGTCGCCACCGTGAACAACCTGTACTTCCCGGAGCCCGACAAGCCGTCCAGATCACACGCCGCCGCACCGACCGCAAGACCCGCAAGAGCACTGTCAAGACGGTCTACGCCGTCACCAGCCTCACCGCCGAGCAGGCCACCCCGCCCCAGCTCGCCCGGCTCGTCCGCGACCACTGGACGATCGAGGCCCTGCACCACGTCCGGGACACCACCTTCGCCGAAGACGCCTTCCAAGTACGGACCGGCAGCGCACCCCGCGCGATGGCCACCTGGCGCAACCTCGCCATCGGCGCGCCCTCCGGACAGCCGGAACGAGGAACATCGCAGTCAGTCTCCAGCACAACGCCCGCGACCCCGACCCCTTGCCGTCCGCGGCCTCGGGTGA
- a CDS encoding SLATT domain-containing protein: MSQPEMQPGGSAREEDGTGVPETGGVPGPGTGPRRDRGPDLAGRPFPLGDWGEPAERLDELYRWVEADALRTAEWYLDDRVRKRRGARALRAGTVLGVIAGAALPLLDLTGLLAGAAGWGYQSLLLAAACVACDRYFGLTSGWTRDVAAAQAVHRRLQSLQFDWASESVREVLGPTEGTASEAAERCLTVLRRFSEDLTELVRTETADWMLEFRAGPAPLLMQSAPVPSRPDQAHPSWGRFPLPPPARPNMPRQRPPEAR; encoded by the coding sequence GTGAGCCAGCCGGAGATGCAGCCTGGGGGATCGGCCCGGGAGGAGGACGGGACCGGGGTCCCGGAGACCGGCGGCGTCCCGGGGCCCGGAACCGGCCCGCGCCGTGACCGAGGCCCGGATCTGGCCGGCCGGCCGTTCCCGCTCGGTGACTGGGGCGAGCCGGCGGAGCGCCTCGACGAGCTGTACCGCTGGGTGGAGGCCGACGCGCTGCGGACCGCGGAGTGGTATCTGGACGACCGCGTGCGCAAGCGCCGTGGCGCCCGTGCGCTGCGCGCCGGCACGGTCCTGGGGGTGATCGCGGGCGCGGCGCTGCCCCTGCTGGACCTGACGGGGCTGCTGGCCGGCGCGGCGGGCTGGGGGTACCAGTCGTTGCTGCTCGCCGCCGCCTGCGTGGCCTGCGACCGGTACTTCGGCCTGACCTCGGGCTGGACGAGGGACGTGGCCGCGGCCCAGGCCGTCCACCGGCGGCTCCAGAGCCTGCAGTTCGACTGGGCCTCCGAGAGCGTCCGCGAGGTTCTCGGCCCCACGGAGGGCACGGCGAGCGAGGCGGCGGAGCGGTGCCTCACCGTGCTGCGCCGCTTCTCGGAGGACCTGACGGAACTGGTCCGCACCGAGACGGCCGACTGGATGCTCGAGTTCCGCGCCGGTCCGGCGCCGCTGCTGATGCAGTCGGCGCCGGTGCCGTCGCGCCCGGACCAGGCGCATCCGTCGTGGGGCCGGTTCCCCCTGCCCCCGCCCGCCCGGCCGAACATGCCGAGGCAGCGGCCGCCGGAGGCGCGGTAG